A genomic segment from Halogeometricum sp. S3BR5-2 encodes:
- a CDS encoding homing endonuclease associated repeat-containing protein — protein sequence MASTSPTDCRQALRTAADRLGESPSKAQYESLGLTPASATIVRTMGGWNAAKEAAGLETAASRGSRVQSKPTDVDFSEEAWAELSVDQRWHYRHREQNATQTLDKRAKLRAWVYGLKRERGCTRCSESDPVCLDFHHRDGVEKTANVSELVSNERSRDTIRAEIRRCDVLCANCHRKEHAHYRFERLDIEPSAMVAEFGDVSKERVDSD from the coding sequence ACTTCTCCTACCGACTGTCGACAGGCACTCAGAACTGCCGCGGACCGACTCGGCGAATCACCGTCGAAGGCGCAGTACGAATCGCTCGGTCTCACCCCCGCGTCGGCCACCATCGTCCGAACGATGGGGGGATGGAACGCCGCGAAGGAGGCAGCGGGGTTAGAGACCGCAGCGAGTCGCGGGAGCCGCGTTCAGTCCAAGCCGACGGATGTGGACTTCTCCGAGGAGGCGTGGGCCGAACTGAGCGTCGACCAGCGCTGGCACTACCGCCACCGCGAACAGAACGCGACGCAGACGCTCGATAAGCGGGCGAAACTCCGGGCGTGGGTGTACGGCCTCAAGCGCGAACGTGGTTGTACTCGGTGTTCGGAATCGGATCCCGTCTGCCTCGATTTCCACCATCGCGACGGCGTCGAGAAGACGGCCAACGTCAGCGAACTGGTCTCGAACGAGCGGTCGCGAGACACGATTCGCGCCGAGATACGGCGCTGTGACGTGCTCTGTGCGAACTGTCACCGGAAGGAACACGCTCACTACCGGTTCGAGCGGCTGGATATCGAACCCTCCGCGATGGTCGCCGAGTTCGGGGACGTCTCGAAAGAACGCGTCGACTCCGACTGA
- a CDS encoding aldo/keto reductase, with the protein MTLDLPPVGFGTLGITDVDLLTTGIEMGYEYVDTAQFYGNESEVGDAIERADVDRGEFTLATKIWYDRLGYDDVHDAVEGSLDRLGVDTIDLLYVHWPLGDYDPEETLRAYNELVAEGTVSNIGVSNFSPEILETALEHADPTVAANQIELHPLLQQERSREFHREHGVETLAYGPLLGGRTEMIPELEEIAEKHDTTASSVALAWSQRLDGVTPIAGAETESHLRENLDSVDLELDDEDVETIETLGREINAYGSNGVSIDPGVDRL; encoded by the coding sequence GTGACCCTGGACCTCCCGCCCGTCGGATTCGGCACGCTCGGAATCACCGACGTCGACCTCCTGACCACCGGCATCGAGATGGGGTACGAGTACGTCGACACGGCCCAGTTCTACGGGAACGAATCGGAGGTCGGCGACGCCATCGAACGCGCGGACGTCGACCGCGGGGAGTTCACGCTGGCGACGAAAATCTGGTACGACAGACTCGGCTACGACGACGTGCACGACGCCGTCGAGGGGAGCCTCGACCGACTCGGCGTCGACACCATCGACCTGCTGTACGTCCACTGGCCGCTGGGCGACTACGACCCCGAAGAGACGCTCCGGGCGTACAACGAACTCGTCGCGGAGGGAACCGTCTCGAACATCGGCGTGAGCAACTTCTCCCCGGAGATTCTCGAGACGGCCCTCGAACACGCCGACCCGACGGTCGCCGCGAATCAGATCGAACTCCACCCGCTCCTCCAGCAGGAGCGCTCGCGCGAGTTCCACCGCGAACACGGCGTCGAGACCCTCGCCTACGGACCGCTACTCGGCGGTCGAACGGAGATGATTCCCGAACTCGAAGAAATCGCCGAGAAACACGACACGACCGCGAGTTCGGTCGCGCTGGCGTGGAGTCAGCGACTCGACGGCGTCACGCCCATCGCGGGCGCGGAGACCGAATCGCACCTCCGCGAGAACCTCGATTCGGTCGACCTCGAACTCGACGACGAGGACGTCGAGACCATCGAGACGCTCGGTCGAGAGATCAACGCCTACGGCAGCAACGGCGTCAGTATCGACCCGGGCGTCGACCGACTGTAA
- a CDS encoding PQQ-binding-like beta-propeller repeat protein — protein sequence MVSYTRRDALRSLPALAVGLSGCSALSGDEDDLPLPTAWVADLRETTVGVRPTEGRVVFASRSPFSNDPMLSAVDADTGETTWSVSGPDERCSPAATDGRRVYVFSKTGTVFAFEHEGGAPVWEASIPAVNRADPGVVQFAPVVAGGTVVVPVSGTEDDVPDRLVGFARSDGAERFSVDLPASLAGAPASDGDGVVFALLDGTLRRVGADGTDAWRLDVGAAMSDVAVEDGTVYVGSATESVLAVDAATGERRWRADLENTVFTRPLVANGRVFVGAADYYLYAFDADSGERRWRTETPNAVTSGPTTADGKLVTLSGGDLRVRGSSGTVPFGPTVFSVHDTDGTRITERRFEGYQSGGQLGWAAAVGGGVYLGQEWQVARLAPEVLDAA from the coding sequence ATGGTCTCCTACACGCGACGCGACGCCCTCCGGTCGCTCCCCGCGCTCGCAGTCGGGCTGTCCGGGTGCAGCGCGCTCTCGGGGGACGAGGACGACCTACCGCTGCCGACGGCGTGGGTCGCGGACCTGCGGGAGACGACGGTCGGCGTCCGGCCGACCGAGGGACGGGTCGTCTTCGCCTCCCGGAGTCCGTTCTCGAACGACCCGATGCTGAGCGCCGTCGACGCCGACACCGGAGAGACGACGTGGTCCGTCTCCGGCCCCGACGAGCGGTGTTCGCCGGCCGCGACGGACGGACGCCGCGTCTACGTCTTCTCGAAGACGGGAACGGTGTTCGCGTTCGAGCACGAGGGGGGAGCGCCCGTCTGGGAGGCGTCGATACCGGCGGTGAACCGGGCCGACCCGGGCGTCGTGCAGTTCGCGCCGGTCGTCGCCGGCGGGACGGTCGTCGTGCCCGTCTCCGGGACCGAAGACGACGTCCCCGACAGGCTCGTCGGATTCGCGCGTTCGGACGGAGCCGAGCGGTTCAGCGTCGACCTTCCGGCATCCCTCGCGGGCGCCCCGGCGAGCGACGGGGACGGGGTCGTCTTCGCCCTGTTGGACGGGACGCTCCGCCGCGTCGGGGCCGACGGAACCGACGCGTGGCGCCTCGACGTCGGCGCCGCGATGTCGGACGTCGCCGTCGAGGACGGGACGGTCTACGTCGGGAGCGCGACCGAGTCGGTGCTGGCGGTCGACGCGGCGACCGGCGAGAGACGGTGGCGGGCCGACCTCGAAAACACGGTATTCACCCGGCCGCTCGTCGCCAACGGGCGCGTCTTCGTCGGCGCCGCGGACTACTACCTGTACGCGTTCGACGCCGACTCCGGGGAGCGGCGCTGGCGGACGGAGACGCCGAACGCCGTCACGTCCGGGCCGACGACGGCCGACGGCAAACTGGTGACGCTGTCGGGCGGCGACCTCCGAGTTCGCGGGTCGAGCGGCACCGTTCCCTTCGGGCCGACGGTCTTCTCGGTCCACGACACCGACGGGACGCGGATTACGGAGCGGCGATTCGAGGGCTACCAGAGCGGCGGACAACTCGGTTGGGCGGCGGCCGTCGGCGGCGGCGTCTACCTGGGACAGGAGTGGCAAGTAGCCCGACTCGCCCCGGAGGTGCTGGATGCGGCGTGA
- a CDS encoding PQQ-binding-like beta-propeller repeat protein — protein MRRDRAGGEKRHRVSRRRALGGIAALGSLALAGCSSLPRLGGVDPEWRREFADASAASPLAVSAAHVLVGAQDKALYGLRRDDGETAFRYETGGPIEARPAASGDDGPYHAHSTDGDVYAVDAAGDLRWREEGLHERGTVASNGSLLAHLDRHIDEVRGFDADSGERRFARDVAGYRLSGLLESTFVFREAAGGDRTRLVAVATEDGSVRWRTEASEWYPGLTADERLVVSDGESTVRAYDPQGGAARWESTVDAESYRDPTLGPQVYLQNQRSESADELVALDRRDGSVAWRNTAGYDLRRVTPTDDAVFVGSRVDDPDGGILGRVDRFDLTGRRQWRTETAAPDAEDLLAVGDSVALSGGRQVVVLDRATGETRWSHEPESYSRLHVSAADGRLYVSYVDDGAVARFPVSRS, from the coding sequence ATGCGGCGTGACCGCGCGGGCGGCGAGAAGCGCCACCGCGTCTCGCGTCGGCGCGCGCTGGGCGGCATCGCGGCGCTCGGAAGCCTCGCGCTCGCGGGTTGTAGCTCCCTCCCTCGACTCGGCGGCGTCGACCCGGAGTGGCGGCGGGAGTTCGCGGACGCGAGCGCCGCGAGTCCGCTCGCCGTCTCGGCGGCGCACGTCCTCGTCGGCGCGCAGGACAAGGCGCTGTACGGGCTCCGTCGCGACGACGGGGAGACCGCGTTCCGATACGAGACGGGCGGCCCCATCGAAGCGCGCCCCGCGGCGTCCGGCGACGACGGGCCGTACCACGCCCACAGCACCGACGGCGACGTCTACGCCGTCGACGCGGCCGGCGACCTGCGGTGGCGCGAGGAGGGATTGCACGAGCGCGGAACGGTGGCCAGCAACGGGTCGCTGCTCGCACACCTCGACCGCCACATCGACGAGGTCCGCGGATTCGACGCGGACTCCGGGGAGCGACGGTTCGCCCGCGACGTCGCCGGCTACCGACTCTCCGGACTGCTCGAATCGACGTTCGTCTTCCGCGAGGCGGCGGGCGGGGATCGAACGCGCCTCGTCGCCGTCGCGACGGAGGACGGGAGCGTCCGCTGGCGGACGGAGGCGAGCGAGTGGTATCCCGGTCTCACTGCCGACGAACGGCTGGTCGTCTCCGACGGCGAGTCGACCGTCCGAGCGTACGACCCGCAGGGCGGGGCCGCCCGGTGGGAGTCGACGGTCGACGCGGAGTCCTACCGAGACCCGACGCTCGGTCCGCAGGTGTACCTACAGAACCAACGGTCGGAGTCGGCGGACGAACTGGTCGCGCTCGACCGTCGCGACGGGTCGGTCGCGTGGCGGAACACCGCCGGGTACGACCTCCGACGGGTGACGCCGACCGACGACGCCGTGTTCGTGGGGAGTCGCGTCGACGACCCAGACGGCGGCATCCTCGGGCGCGTCGACCGCTTCGACCTGACGGGGCGGCGCCAGTGGCGGACGGAGACCGCGGCGCCGGACGCGGAGGACCTCCTCGCGGTCGGGGACTCGGTCGCCCTCTCGGGCGGGCGACAGGTGGTCGTACTCGACCGCGCGACCGGCGAGACGCGGTGGTCGCACGAACCCGAGTCGTACAGCCGGTTACACGTTTCGGCGGCCGACGGGCGACTCTACGTGTCGTACGTCGACGACGGCGCGGTGGCGCGCTTCCCGGTGTCGCGGTCGTAA
- the cgi121 gene encoding KEOPS complex subunit Cgi121, giving the protein MKFVEGVADVESVDAFVAAVGQVAEETGATVQVFDARYVAGEEHLRRAVELADRAIDRGENVARDRAVEILLYAAGRRQIDDALTMGVSAGKTPAVALVDGGDEAAAAAQLRETLAEERTLGRFDGERLREFFAVTDTELAAVDGDLGSLVRERVALLNVEK; this is encoded by the coding sequence ATGAAGTTCGTCGAGGGCGTCGCCGACGTGGAGAGCGTCGACGCCTTCGTCGCCGCCGTCGGCCAGGTGGCCGAGGAGACGGGCGCGACGGTGCAGGTGTTCGACGCGCGGTACGTCGCCGGCGAGGAGCACCTCCGCCGCGCCGTCGAACTGGCGGACCGCGCCATCGACCGCGGCGAGAACGTCGCCCGCGACAGGGCCGTCGAAATCCTCCTGTACGCCGCGGGTCGACGGCAGATAGACGACGCGCTGACGATGGGCGTCTCGGCCGGCAAGACGCCCGCCGTCGCCCTCGTCGACGGCGGCGACGAGGCGGCCGCAGCGGCTCAACTGCGCGAAACGCTCGCCGAGGAACGGACGCTCGGCCGCTTCGACGGGGAGCGTCTGCGCGAGTTCTTCGCGGTGACCGACACCGAACTCGCCGCCGTCGACGGCGACCTCGGGTCGCTCGTCCGCGAACGCGTGGCGCTGCTGAACGTCGAGAAATAG
- a CDS encoding ATP-dependent DNA helicase produces MRPEDVPGLPEGVPERLQSGGIEELYPPQAEAVEAGVTEGESVLASVPTASGKTFIAELAMLSSVRRGGKALYIVPLRALASEKKAEFERWEEFGVDVGVSTGNYESSGEWLSSRDIIVATSEKVDSLIRNNAGWVSDLSCVVADEVHLVNDSHRGPTLEVTLGKLRKINSNLQVVALSATVGNAEEVAEWLDATLVQSEWRPIDLKMGVHYGNAISFDDGTQREVPVGKGDRQTSALVADTLDEEGSSLVFVNSRRNAEAAAKRLKNVTAEYLTGEERGELAELAQEIRDVSDAETSDTLANCVAKGAAFHHAGLASEHRRLVEEAFRDRLVKTVSATPTLAAGVNTPSRRVIVRDWQRYDGEFGGMKPLDVLEVHQMMGRAGRPGLDPYGEAVLLAKDSETRDELFERYIWADAEPVRSKLAAEPALRTHLLATVASGFAHTREGLLEFLDRTLYATQTDEPGRLERVTDTVLQYLEVNGFVDIDGDDISATAIGHTVSRLYLDPMSAAEIIDGLEWAADHREEKLRELAGVSDSEARRAASDAGDAESEESAGFRRASEMVPEADGESGDEGEGEREDENVEALETDRTYPTALGLFHLVSRTPDMYQLYLKSGDRETYTEECYEREPELLGNVPSEYEDVRFEEWLSALKTARLLEDWTREVDEDRITERYGVGPGDIRGKVETAQWLLGAAERLAGELDLSSVVAVREAKKRVEYGVRDELLDLAGVRGVGRKRARRLFEAGIETRNDLREADKSVILAALRGRRKTAESVLEAAGRRDPSMDDVDEDEADVPDATFERASERTDRGDGSGDADDPQEQASLGDFG; encoded by the coding sequence ATGAGACCGGAGGACGTGCCGGGCCTGCCGGAGGGGGTGCCCGAACGACTGCAGTCGGGGGGCATCGAGGAACTGTACCCCCCGCAGGCCGAGGCGGTGGAGGCGGGCGTGACGGAGGGCGAGAGCGTCCTCGCCTCCGTCCCGACCGCGTCCGGGAAGACGTTCATCGCCGAGTTGGCGATGCTGTCGAGCGTGCGACGGGGCGGGAAGGCGCTGTACATCGTGCCGCTCCGCGCCCTCGCCTCCGAGAAGAAGGCCGAGTTCGAGCGCTGGGAGGAGTTCGGCGTCGACGTGGGCGTCTCGACGGGCAACTACGAGTCCAGCGGCGAGTGGCTCTCCTCCAGGGACATCATCGTCGCCACCTCGGAGAAGGTGGACTCGCTCATCCGCAACAACGCGGGATGGGTGAGCGACCTCTCCTGCGTCGTCGCCGACGAGGTGCACCTCGTGAACGACTCGCACCGCGGGCCGACGCTCGAAGTCACCCTCGGCAAACTCCGGAAGATAAACTCGAACCTCCAAGTGGTCGCGCTCTCGGCGACGGTGGGCAACGCCGAGGAGGTGGCCGAGTGGCTGGACGCGACGCTCGTCCAGTCGGAGTGGCGGCCCATCGACCTGAAGATGGGCGTCCACTACGGCAACGCCATCTCGTTCGACGACGGGACCCAGCGGGAGGTTCCGGTCGGGAAGGGCGACAGGCAGACGTCGGCGCTCGTCGCCGACACCCTCGACGAGGAGGGCTCCTCGCTCGTGTTCGTCAACTCCCGGCGGAACGCCGAGGCGGCCGCCAAGCGACTGAAGAACGTGACCGCGGAGTACCTCACGGGCGAGGAGCGCGGCGAGTTGGCCGAGTTAGCGCAAGAGATACGTGATGTCTCCGACGCCGAGACGAGCGACACCCTCGCGAACTGCGTGGCGAAGGGGGCCGCGTTCCACCACGCCGGCCTCGCGTCCGAGCATCGGAGACTGGTCGAAGAGGCGTTCCGCGACCGGTTGGTAAAGACCGTCTCGGCGACGCCGACGCTCGCGGCGGGCGTCAACACGCCGAGTCGGCGGGTCATCGTCCGCGACTGGCAGCGCTACGACGGCGAGTTCGGCGGCATGAAACCGCTCGACGTGCTCGAAGTCCACCAGATGATGGGGCGGGCCGGCCGCCCCGGACTCGACCCCTACGGCGAGGCCGTCCTATTGGCGAAGGACTCGGAGACGCGCGACGAACTGTTCGAGCGGTATATCTGGGCCGACGCCGAACCGGTCCGCTCGAAACTCGCCGCCGAACCCGCCCTGCGGACGCATCTCTTGGCCACGGTCGCCTCCGGGTTCGCGCACACCCGCGAGGGACTGTTGGAGTTTCTCGACCGAACGCTGTACGCGACGCAGACCGACGAACCCGGCCGGTTGGAGCGGGTCACCGACACGGTCCTGCAGTACCTCGAAGTGAACGGGTTCGTCGACATCGACGGGGACGACATCTCCGCGACGGCCATCGGCCACACCGTCTCGCGGCTCTACCTCGACCCGATGAGCGCCGCCGAGATAATCGACGGCCTGGAGTGGGCGGCCGACCACCGCGAGGAGAAACTCCGCGAACTGGCCGGCGTCTCCGATTCGGAGGCTCGCCGCGCGGCGAGCGACGCCGGGGACGCCGAGAGCGAGGAGTCCGCCGGGTTCCGGCGGGCCAGCGAGATGGTCCCGGAGGCGGACGGCGAGAGCGGAGACGAAGGGGAAGGCGAAAGAGAAGACGAGAACGTCGAAGCCCTCGAGACGGACCGCACGTATCCCACGGCGCTCGGCCTGTTCCACCTCGTCTCGCGCACGCCCGATATGTATCAGCTCTACCTCAAATCGGGCGACCGAGAGACCTACACCGAGGAGTGTTACGAGCGCGAACCCGAACTGCTCGGGAACGTCCCCTCCGAGTACGAGGACGTGCGCTTCGAGGAGTGGCTCTCGGCGCTGAAGACCGCCAGACTGCTCGAAGACTGGACGCGCGAGGTGGACGAGGACCGCATCACCGAACGCTACGGCGTCGGACCGGGCGACATCCGGGGGAAGGTCGAAACGGCGCAGTGGTTGCTCGGCGCGGCCGAGCGACTCGCCGGGGAGTTGGACCTCTCCTCGGTCGTCGCCGTCCGCGAGGCGAAAAAGCGCGTCGAGTACGGCGTCCGCGACGAACTGCTCGACTTGGCCGGCGTGCGCGGCGTCGGCCGCAAGCGCGCCCGCCGCCTGTTCGAGGCGGGCATCGAGACGCGGAACGACCTCAGAGAGGCCGACAAGTCCGTGATTCTCGCCGCCCTGCGGGGGCGGCGGAAGACCGCCGAGAGCGTCCTCGAAGCCGCCGGGCGGCGCGACCCGTCGATGGACGACGTCGACGAGGACGAGGCCGACGTGCCCGACGCGACGTTCGAGCGAGCGAGCGAACGGACCGACCGCGGCGACGGAAGCGGAGACGCGGACGACCCGCAGGAGCAGGCCAGCCTGGGTGATTTCGGATGA
- a CDS encoding ferredoxin — MKIRYDRDTCIGMFQCVDEWDAFEKNLDDGKADLAGAEEVEDGVFEVEVPEDEEFDAEFSARVCPVDAIELYDDDGEQVV; from the coding sequence ATGAAGATTCGCTACGACCGCGACACCTGCATCGGCATGTTCCAGTGCGTCGACGAGTGGGACGCCTTCGAGAAGAACCTCGACGACGGGAAGGCCGACTTGGCGGGCGCCGAAGAGGTCGAAGACGGCGTCTTCGAGGTCGAAGTTCCCGAGGACGAGGAGTTCGACGCCGAGTTCTCCGCGCGGGTCTGCCCCGTCGACGCCATCGAACTCTACGACGACGACGGCGAACAGGTCGTCTGA